The genomic segment TACGAGCCGACGGTTGCCAACCGCCGGAATGTCGACTTGCCGGAGCCTCAAGTGTTGCACGAACTCGTCGTTGAGGTGCTCAAAGCGCTCGGGACCTACCATATGTCTTACTCTGCAGCGGCGAACTTCGACAAACGCGACGCCCTGGCGCGCGTGTCGGTGCGTACGCTTGTCAGTTCGAACGAACGCGATCCGCTTATGGTTCATCTGGATGAAGTTCATGCTTGCGTATCGGGATCGGTACGAAAGGTCGTGGGGGATCTGGAAACCGAAGACGGCGCGGCCGTCTCGGCCGAGATTTATGCCTCGTTTCTGAAGCGATAGGACCGCAAAAGTCGGAGGGATGAAGGGCTGTTGTCATTCCTCCACTCGGTTGTTCAGCCAGTGGCCGCGCTCTTGGCGGTTCGCGGCCCCGGCTATCCTATCATTTGGTTATCTGGGCGATTTGATTTAGTCCGCCGCACCTTTGGGTGAGGTACGGGGCGTGATTGTGTTCTGGTCAAGGCGCTCCAGAGCCGATTTGAAAATAGACAAGAAGTCGCGCGCCAGATGGCTGGGAGTGCGGCTGGAAGGAAAAAGCGCCCAAAGCCGGAATTCTACTCTGGGCTTAAACGGCAGCACGGCAATCTCTCGATCATCAAACTCATAGGTGCTGAAGGGATCGACGACGGACACGCCAGCACCGTATGCCACGAACGCGCAAGCGGCCTCTGATTGCTCGGTTTCAATCTGTATTCTTCTAGTTACGCCGAGATTGTCGAATACCTTGTCCACGCCGAAACGTGAACGGTCATCGCGACCCAAGGAGATGAAGGGTTCGCGCACCAGGTCCCTGGCATGAACGGACTTTAACCTCGATAAATGATGATTGCGGGGCACCGCGCAGACGCCGGACATCCTGAAGAGTTCTTCGCTGGTTACTCCGGGGTGTTCCCCGGAAAGCAAGCCGATTCCAATGTCGACGTTGTTTGCTGCCACCCAATCAATAAGTGAGCGAGATCGTCTGCTTTCCACAGTGACACGAACGTCGGGCCGAACCTGGCAATATTCCGACACCACCCTTGGCAGGAACCGCGACGCCATTGCCGGAAAGGCCGCTATTGTCAGTTTGCCCCAGTTTCGGTCCCTTATACCCTCTGCTACCCGCGCAATCTTCTCCAACCCGGTAAACATTCGATCGGCCTCGGCAAAGAGCGTCTCCGCTTCAGAGGTCGGATAGACGCGGCCGTGCTTTCGCTCAAAAAGCTTAAAGCCGCAAATACCCTCAAGGCTCTTAAGCTGTTGGCTGATCGCCGGTTGGGAAACGTTAAGCATTTCAGCGGCACCAGTCACGCTGCCGCACCGCATGACACTAACGAAAGCTTCCAGTTGGCGTGCGTTTACCTTCATTAGAGCACCTTATGATGTTTGGCTAAAAACTAATTAGACTTTATGGAATGTGGCTGCAAGGATCAAAACTTCCCAGGGCCAGTCCGCTGGTGCCTCGATCAATTGCTAGGAGGGAGGAAGGTATGAAGTCGATGAAGAAAGAACTATCGATAGGGGCGGCGACGAGTGCGATAGCGCTCGCTGCTTTCACGATGCAGGCGCAAGCTGCCGAGAGCCTAACGGTGGCTTTCTATGGTGGTAGCTGGGGTGAAGCCATCCAATCTTGCATGGTTGACCCTTTTGTAGCGAGCACGGGCATCCAAGTGACGCCGGAGCCGGGCGTGTCGAGCGTAACACTTGCCAAACTTAAACAGCAGAAAGGCGACCCGGTGATTGACGTCGCCTGGCTGGACGGCGGTGTATCCGAGCTAGCCGCTGCCGACGATCTGGTTGCAGCATTAGATCCAGCCAAAGTCCCGGGCGTTTCAGGGGTGATCGACGAAGGCGTATATCGTACCGCCGATGGACAGGTCTACGCGCTCAGCACCGGATATTATTCCTTGGGTCTGGTCTACAACACCGATGATGTTAAGAATCCGCCGGAAAGCTGGTGGGACCTATGGGGGCCGGATTATGCAGGCCTTGTGACGCTACCCAGCCCGGCAAACGCCATGGGCGTGCCGTTGTTCGTTCTGATCAACCAGCTTGCTGGCGGCACGATGGACAACTTTGATCCAGGTGTTGCGAAGATGAACGAGTTGGAAGTCTCGTCCTATTTTGATGCTTCCGGTAATGCGACCAACAGCTTCCAAAGCGGCGAAGTAATTGCCGGAGCCCACTACGCAAACGCCGCCTGGGCGATGGCGGACAAGGGTCTCCCGCTTCGCTATGCCGTTCCCAAGGAAGGCGCGCCTTCAGGCGACATCCGCGTGCATATAGTTAAGGGAACAAAGTCCATGGAGGCAGCGGAGAAGTTCGTCGATTTCGTTGTCGCCAAAGAGCAGGCAACCTGCATGACCAATCGGCTTTATGTCGGTCCGGCAACCGCAGGTATTACGCCGACGCCCGAGGCGCAGGAGCGCTTGCCCTGGGGCGCTGATGGTTCTGTGAAAAATCTAGCCCTTTTCGATTGGGATGAAATCAACGCCAATCGGGACCGGATCACAGAAATATTCAACCAGAAAGTCGCCGGAAAATAGAAAAGCTCTGCGGGCGGCGGTGCCGATGACGTGTCTGCCGTCCGCATCATTTTCTCTCCTGGCGTCTTTAGTTTTCAATCATTCCGAGGCTTTTGATGGGCGAACCAATTATCAAGGTTGACCGTCTGACCAAGCGCTATGGCAGCGTGACTGCCTTGGCAGAGGTCAGTGCGCAGGTTCAGCCGGGAGAGTTTCTCGCTCTTCTTGGACCGAGCGGTTGCGGGAAAACGACGCTTTTGCGCCTTATCGCCGGCTTCATAGATCCGTCCGAAGGCGAGATCGTGATTGAGGGCGTTAGCATGAATCGCGTGCCGCCCGACCAGCGCCCCGTTAACACTGTTTTTCAGAATTACGCACTTTTTCCGCACCTCACCGTTCGCGACAACCTCGCCTTTGGACCAAGACGAAAGCGTGTAGCGCGCGAGGAGATTGATAAACTGGTGGCCGAGGCGCTCGAGATGGTTGGTATGGAAGCCTTTTCCAAGCGCTATCCCAGTGAGCTTTCGGGGGGCCAGCAACAACGTATCGCGCTGTCCAGGGCCATCATTAACAAACCTAAGGTGCTTTTGCTTGATGAGCCGCTGGGCGCTTTGGATCTGAAGCTGCGCAAGCGGATGCAGATTGAGCTGAAGCGCCTGCACGAACAGCTGCGTATGACCTTCATCTATGTAACGCACGACCAGGAAGAAGCTCTCGTGATGGCCGATCGCATCGCCGTTATGGGTGAGGGCAGGATAGTCCAACTGGGTACGGGCCAGGAGATTTACCGGGAGCCGAACTCACGTTACGTCGCGGACTTTATTGGCGATGCCAATCTTCTGGATTGCGAAATTGATCACGAAGGCTGGCTGCGGCTTGGCGACGCAACTGGGGAGCGCCTATTCCGGCCTGCCGAGGCAGGCGACCAACGGCGCGTCACACTCATGGTGCGGCCAGAGCATGTAAAGCTCGGCGAGCCCAAGGCTGAATCCGAGGCTGTGCTGCTGAAGGGCAGGCTCCGTGATCTCATCTTTGTCGGTAGCGGCACGAAATTCGTGGTGGCCCTCGATTCCGGCCACGAGATCGTGGCCGAATCGTCCTCCAATGCTTTGTCGGAGCAATTGGAACAGGGCGCGGAAATCACTCTCCACTGGCGCGCGGAGCACGCGCGTGTTCTCAACAAATGACACATTTGGAAATGCACTGATGACAAAGCAGACACACACCGTTCTTACCCCAACCGGCACATTGGGCTATGGCTTTGGGGCTGAGGCCTTTGCCCGCGGTATGGCTATGAGTCCTGACGTTATCGCCGTCGATGCAGGCTCGACCGATCCCGGCCCTCACTACCTCGGCTCCGGCGAGCCCCTTGTATCGCGGATCAGCGCGAAGCGGGAGCTGACCCAAATGATCAAAGCGGGCCGGGCGGCTGGAATTCCCGTAATTGTTGGTAGTGCGGGCGGTGCCGGTTGCAAGGCGCATGTCGATTGGACCGTGGAGATCGTCCGGGAGATTGCGAGAGAATCCAACCTCCATTTTAAGCTGGCTACGATCTATTCGGATGTGTCCCGCGAAAGGCTTGCCGAAGCACTTAGCCGAAATGAGGTGAAGGACTTCGAGGCAGGCTTTCAATTGACCCCGGAAATGGTCGAGCAAGCTGGCGCCATTGTCGCGCAGATGGGCCATGAACCGATTGTTGAAGCGCTGAAAGCCGGGGCTGAAGTCATCATCGCCGGGCGCGCTTGCGACGACTGCGCAATAGCCGCGCACCCAATTTATAGCGGTGCCGATCCGGCACTCGCAATTCACATGGGCAAGATCTTGGAGTGCGGCGCCTTTTCCGCCGAACCCTTTGCGATGGATGTGATGCTCGGCATTTTGCAGCCGGGGCACTTCGAGTTGGAGCCCGGTAGCCCGAACAGACGCGCTTCGGTCACCTCTGTCGCGGCCCATTCGCTCTATGAGCGCGAGAACCCATTTTTGCAAGCTGGTCCAGGGCATCAGCTCGACCTGAGCGCGTGCACCTTTGAACAGTCCGGCGAGCGCCGGGTCCGTGTCACGGGTGCGCAGTTTCTGGAGGACGAGGACTATTGGGTGAAACTGGAGGGCGTTCGGCAGACCGGATACAGGACGATCTGTGTTGCCGGTATTCGCTGCCCGACCTTGATCGCGCGGCTGGATGAGCTGTTGGAGCAAGTCCGCGTGGAGACCCTGGAGTACTTTGACGATCCGAGCCTGCACATTGGCTACACTGTCTATGGTCGCGACGGCGTGATGGGAGCGTTGGAACCTCAAGCCGCCATTTCCTCTCAGGAGATTGGATTGGTGATCGAAGCGATCGCCGTGGATCAGACCCTCGCGCGGGGCGCCTGCCATCATGTCAGCGGGGGGCTTCTCCATCTTCACTATGATGGGCTGTACAACACCTCGGGCAACCTCGCGTTCCTCTACTCTCCGTCAGAGATCGATGCGGGCCCGGCTTTCGAGTTCTCCATCTATCATTTGATGAAGGTGACAAGCCCGACCGAGCTCTTTCCTTTGCATCTGGAGGACCTGTGACATGTCCGGTCAACCGCAAAAACTTCGGGAATTGGCAAAGATCGTGCGCAGCAAGAACGCTGGGCCCTTTCGCCTGACCTTCGATATTCTTTTTGCCGACAGAAAAGCCTTCGAGGTCGTCCGTGACGCAAGGGCGATTACCCGGGAAGCCGTGGCCCGCGCTTACAAGATCAGAGAGGACCAAATTTCCTCGATCTATGAAATCCCAACGGGAAACGCCTTCAAAGTGACGCTCCACCGGCCCGTGGTCCAAGGGGCAATGGGAGAAACGGACGTTTACGGGTGCCAGCAGCACGTCCCGCTGTTGGACCTTCCTGTAGCGAGAGGATAAACGGGTCATGCGCATCACGCGGATGTGGGCGATTTTTCTGCTTGGTGTTCCCGTAGCCTTGCTTATCGCCTACTTCATCGTCCCCTTTACCGTGGTTGCGATAACCAGCCTCCAGGCGGAGGATGGCTCTTGGACGCTCGCGAATTATGCGAGGCTTGTCGGTGATTCCTACTATCTCGAAACACTCTTACTGACTTTCGAGGTTTCGCTTTGGGTTGTGGTGTCCACGTTCCTGGTCGGCTATCCGCTTGCCTATTTCATGACCTTCGTGGTGCGCAACAGACTGCTCCGTCGTCTTTTCTACGTGATCGTCGTTGTGCCGCTCTTCACCAGTAACATCGTGCGTGCTTTTGGCTGGATGGTGTTGCTCGGCCGCAAGGGCATGGTGAACGACATTCTCTTGAGCCTTGGTTTAATTGACCGACCCATGCAGCTGCTGTTCAGCAAGGTCAGCATCGTCATCGGGCTGAGCTACATCATGACGCCCTTCATGGTGCTCACCATTGCCAGTGTCTTGCAGAATATCGATCGATCCTTGCAGGAGGCATCACGCGATCTGGGAGCCGGTGCCTTCGAGACTTTCCTGAAGGTGACTTTTCCGCTGAGCCTGCCTGGCGTGGTTGCCGGTTCGTTGATCGTCTTCACGCTTTCTGTCAGCGCTTACGTGACGCCGGCCATATTGAGTGGCGGTAAAGAGATTGTAACCTCCATGCTGATCTTTCAGCAGTACGCCTCGGTCTTCAATTTCCCCTTTGGCGCGGCGCTGGCTGTCGGCCTTTTGCTGACAACGCTCCTCTTGATCTCGCTTTATCTGCTGGCCGTCGAGAAGAAGGTGAAGTCAACATGATCCGCTTGAAGCCCAGGTATAGTTCCGATCGTTTTGGGGGCCTGTTGCTCAGTGGCTTTGCGTGGCTGGCAATCGCTTATATGGCTTTGCCGCTGGTGGTCATCGTATCGATTTCCTTTACCGAGACCGCCTACCTCAAGTTTCCGCCACAAGGCTTTACGTTGCGCTGGTACACGCAGTTCCTGTCTGACCCTTCTTATGTTAGCGCAATCTGGTTGAGTGCCAAATTGGCCATCATGGCGACAGCGATCGCCCTTTTGCTGGGCGTACCGGCGGCGCTAGTGCTCTCGCGGGTCTCCTTTCCCGGCAATACGGCTATCGCAGCCCTTTTCCTTTCCCCTCTGATTCTGCCGGTAATCGTGATCGGCGTTGCCATTCTCCAGTATGCATCGGCGTTGGGTTTTGCGCGTACATTCGGGGCGCTTCTTGCAGGGCATGTGGTGATCGTCATCCCCTATATCGTGCGTACCTGCTTGGCTTCGCTTTCTGGCCTCGACCGGTCATTGGAGGAAGCGTCCCAGGACCTTGGCGCATCGCCGCTTGAGACCTTCTTCTTGGTGACCTTGCCTCAGATCAAGCCGGGCGTGATCGCGGGGGCTGTCTTCGCCCTGATTATCTCCTGGATCAATGTGGAACTCAGCATCTTCAACACGACAGCGAACCTGGTGCCGATTCCGGTCAAGCTCTTCAACTACATTCAGTACAGCGTTGATCCAATGATTGCCGCAGTGTCCGCGACAACAATCTACGTGGCGATCGTCGTCGTCGCGGCTCTCGATTTCATGGTCGGCCTGGACAAAGTGACCGCCAGCCGATGACCCACCTTTCCCATCAAACCAATAAGCCGAGGTAAAGCGACATGCGGAGCCATAATCTCATCAGCACCATCGATTCTCACACTGGCGGCGAGCCTACCCGCTTGATCACCGGCGGCATTCCGATCCGTGGGGCTACGCTCCTGGAACAGCGCGACTTCATCCGCAAAAACTATGATCACCTGCGGGCTGCCCTGATGCGGGAGCCAAGGGGGCATCGCGGAATGTTCGGCGCCATTGTTTGCCCACCGACCCGGCCGGAAGTGGACTTCGGCATCGTCTGGGTCGATCACGATGGGTCCTACCTCAACATGTGTGGTCATGGAACCATTGGCATCGGAATGACTGTGGTTGAGTGCGGCCTCGTGCCGGTCCAAGAGCCGGTGACGCATGTGAATGTCGATATGCCTGCGGGTCTCGTTCAGATCGACGTCGAGGTTGAGAACGGTCGTGCCCGCAAAGCGACCCTTACCAATGTTCCCTCGTTCCTGTTCCAAAAAGACATCGAGATCGAGATTCCCGAGCATGGGCGGATTACAGCCGACATTTCCTTTGGAGGTAGCTTCTTTGGCGCAGTGCGCGGAGAGCAGCTCGGCATCGACGTTCGCGAGGAAAACACACCGGCGCTCGTCAGGGCCGGGCTGGCTATCCGTAAGGCCCTCAACAAGGTCGTCAAACCCCAGCACCCGGAGGTAGCGCATATCAACGCGGTCGACTTGGTTACGATCTACGGCCCGGGATTGGCGCCGGGGACCAAGTACAAAAACATTCATGTGTTCTCCGACGGTTCGTTCGACCGCTCTCCCGGCGGGACAGGCACCTCGCATATGATGGCGCTGTTGATTGGTCGGGGAGAGATGGACCCGGAGGAGGAGATCATCTCCGAGGGTATTACAGGCTCCCTCTTTGGGGGGCGCATGATCAGTCGCACCAAGGTTGGTGATTTCGACGCCTTCGTGCCCCAGGTGTCTGGCCAGGCCTACGTCACCGGATTTCATCAGTTTGTGATCGATCCGGACGATCCCCTGAAATCAGGCTTTGCGATCGGCTGAAGGCGAGCAGAATGTCAGACAATAGCGATTTCGGAGGTCTCTCCGACCTCAAGGTGCTCGAACTTGGTTCGATGCTGGCCGGTCCGTTTGTCGGCTCCCTACTGGCTGATTTCGGCGCGGAGGTGATTAAGGTCGAAAAGCCCGGGGCACCTGATGCCTTGCGTGAATGGCCGCCGCATAAGGGCGAGGTGCCACTGTGGTGGAAGACCATGGCGCGCAACAAGCATACCGTAACCCTTAACCTGTCAGCACCAGAGGCGCGTGAAATTGCGCTTGAGCTTATTGGGCGCAGCGACATCGTGGTGGAGAACTTCCGGCCCGGCACGCTGGAACGGTGGGGCTTCGATCCAGCTGAGTTGGCCAAGGATTTCCCCGGTATCGTTTGGGTGCGGGTCAGCGGCTATGGGCAAACTGGCCCCTATCGGAAACGGGGTGGCTACGCCACCATCGCTGAAGCCTATAGCGGCCTGGCGTCATTTGCTGGTTATGCAGACCGCGGACCGATGGTCTCTCCTTTTCCACTCGGCGATTACCTCGCGGGAGCGTTTGGTGCTTATGGTGCGCTAGTCGCCTTGCATGCGCGCAGCCGAACTGGGAAGGGGCAGATAGTAGACGTCAGCCTTTTCGAACCCTTGCTGAGAATTATTGAATCAGTCGTCGTCCGTTATGACCAAACCGGTCAGAAGAAGCCCAGGCTCGGCAATCAAATGGAAGAGGACGTGCCACGCAACGTCTACCGCACAGGCGATGACGGCCATATCGCCATTAGCTGCGGTTCGCAGCGCATCTTCGATAACCTGCTAAAGGCGATGGAACAGCCCGAGCTTGGATCTGATCCGCGTTTTGCGACGATGACCGCTCGCGTCAAGAACCGTCAGATTATTGATGGAGCTGTCGCCTCCTGGATGGCGAGTCTAACGACCGAAGAGGCGATGGCGCGGCTGGAAGCCGCTCAGGTGGTCGCGGGACAGGTCAACCAAATCGATGACGTGCTGGCCGACCTGCACGTGGCGGCGCGCGAAGCGATCACGACCTTATCAGACCCAGAGTTGGGTGATCTCAAGTTGCCGTCGCCCGTACCGCATCTCTCCGCAACGCCTGGCCAAGTTCGCTGGGCTGGCCGCGCGCCTGGGGCCGACAACGACAGAATCTTTGGGGAGCTTTTAGGTATCGACGCGACCCGGCGGGCTGCGCTTCGGACGCAGAGCGTTATTTGAACTGGAACAAGGAGGAGAACAGAGGATGACGCAAAGCAGGGATATTGGCGTGATCGGCTATGGCTGCACGGACTACGTCAAGAAAGCCGACCGCCCCTTGCTGACCTTCCTTGCGCAGGCCGGGCGAGACGCGATTGCTTCGGCGGGGCTGGAGAAGTCCGACATTGACGGCTTGGCTCTGTGTTCCTTTGAATTGCCGCCCGACAATGCGGTGACGGTTGCAGAGCAGTTTGGGCTTTCCCTTTCTTGGGCTTACCTGGGCACCGCTGGCGGAGCGGGGCCTATCGCTTCTGTTCTGAATGCGATCCGCGCCATTGAGGCCGGTCAAGCCACATCCGTCTTGTGTATTGCTGGTGATGCCTATGACGTTTCGGGCTTGTTTCGCCTGCTGGATAATTTTGGGCGCGCCTTGACCAGCTACGGCTCGCCGCATGGATTTGGCGGCGCCAATGGCCTGTTCGGGATTATTCAGCGCAAGCACATGGAAACCTATGGGACGACCCGTGAGCAGCTCGGGCGAATCTCGGTGGACCAGCGGAAGAATGCCCAGAAGAACGAGGCAGCGCTGCTGCGCGGGCCAATGACCCTGGACGACTACATGAACGCGCGGGTGATTGCCGACCCGATCCGGCTTTATGACTGCGTTTTGCCCTGTGCGGGCGCGGAGGCTGTCGTGGTCAGCAGCCTGGATCGCGTTCCGCGCGGCAAGGGGGTGCGTGTGCTGTCCGGCTACGAGCATCACAACCACCCACCCGGTGAGATCAGTCCGCTTCGTGGCGGCTGGGAGCTGTTCCGCGACGCGCTCTATCGCGACGCGGGATACGGCCCTGAGGATTTTGATCTTGTTCAGGCTTACGACGACTATCCCATCATGGTGGCTATCCAACTCGAAGACCTTGGGTTTTGCGAAAAAGGAGGCGTCGGCCGGTTCCTGGAGAAAAACAGCTTCACATGGGACGGCACACTTCCCCTCAACACCGGAGGCGGACAGCTTTCCGTCGGCCAATCCGGAGCTGGTGGCGGCATGATAGGCCTAGTCGAAGCGGTTCGGCAGCTACGTCACGAAGCGGGCGAGAGGCAGGTTTCGAATGCGCAGCGAGGTCTGGTGTCTGGATACGGCATGGTCGGCTATGGACACGGCCTTTCTACCAGCAGCATTGTATTGGAGCGTTCCTGATGACCCACAATGACCAGCAGTACCCCACCCCCCGTGTTGATCAGATCAATAGCGCTTTTGTCGAGGCCTGGGCGGAGGGAGTACTCCGATTGCAGGTTTGTGGTGCATGCGGACAAGAGACCTTCTATCCGCGCCCGCTTTGTCCCCATTGCTGGTCGTCCGACCTTGGGTGGACCGAACATGACGGCAAGGCGACCTTGGTATCCTATTCGCTGGTGATGCGCCCGAACCACCCGGCTTTCTTCGAGGAAACACCGATTATTCTTGCAGAGATCGCGTTGCGTGACGGGCCAACCATGCTTGCGCGCGTCATTTGTGACGATCCCACTCAGATTCGCAGCGGGCTACTGCTTGAACTCCTTCCTGCGGAGGAAGGCAAAAAGTATCCGTTACCGACTTTCCGGCCTGTCCTCTGAAAGTCGATTGAGAAAGCAGCATCAAATGTCCAACGAAGTGCTCTACCTCAGTAGGTCCGACATCGATAGTCTGGCAATACCCATGCACGCAGTGATCGAGATGACCGAATCTGCATTGCGCGAGAAATCACGTGGCAAGGCGATCATGCCGGCCAAACATTGGATATCGCCAGCGGGAGAGCGGTTTTTCTCCGCAATGAGTGGGGCTTTGCTGGAGAGCGGCGCGGTGACCTGCAAGTGGCAGAGTGGATCACCTGAGAATGCAAAGCTGGGACTCCCATACATAACCGGGCTTTTGCTGCTGAACGATTTGGCGACCGGACGGGCCAGGGCGGTAATGGATTCCACCTGGATCACCGCGCAGCGTACAGCCGCCGCTACTGCGGTGGCAGCCAAGTATCTCGCCTGCTCGACACCCCGCACGCTGGCGATCATTGGCTGCGGCGTTCAGGGGCGCACCAACCTCCAGGCCTTGCGAATCATCCATTCTTCATTGTGTGAATTACGGGCTTTCGATATCGACCCGGATAGGGCGAAGGCATATGTCGCCGAAGCTGCCAGTACCCATGGAATTGCTGCTTGTAGTTTTCCTAGTGTGAGGGAAGCGGTCGCCGACGCGGACATTGTCGTCACTTGCGGTCCAATTGTCTCAAACGGGGATCGGATTATTCAAGGCCGGTGGCTTAAGCCAGGCGCTCTTCTGGTAACGCTGGACTATGATTGTTATCTCGATCCGTTGGCGATCAATCAATTTGATGCGGTTTTCACCGATGATGTTGAGCAGGTTGAACATTTGAAAGAGTATGGTTTCTTTGCCGCGCTTCCGGAAAGTCTGATGGAGCTTGGCACGGTCTTTCAAGCGCCTGGGCACGCTCGCAAAGGAGAAGCTGATCGTATTCTGTCGGTCAATTTGGGGCTGGCGATTGAAGATACGGCTGTTGCGGATCTGATAGACCAGGATGCGCGCGCCAAAGGCGTCGGAACGATTCTGCAGCTCTAAGATATCTGCATCATGATCGCGAGGCGGATGTTCTCGAGCGACGTCTTGAAGTGTCGGAATGGGCTGCGTTAGGGCATGGTCGCAAGGTAGGGGGCGGCACAAGCTCTCTCAACCTAAGCTCTTCTGACAATACCATCGAGACCCCTTTATTGGCTAAATCAAATTTCCATCGACTCGTTACGCGGCAAAGCGAAGTCGCGGACCGACAGGTATAATGCCTGACGGGTTAAGTGCCTTGATCGAGTAATATCCGGCCTTGATATGGTCGAGATTGACAGTCTCGGAGACTCCGGGAAGCGCATAAATCCGCTCGATATAGGCCGATATCGCCGGATAGTCGGCAAGCTGCCGGATGTTGCACTTGAACAGCCCGTGATAGGCCGCATCGAAACGGACCAGCGTGACGAACAGCCGGATATCGGACTCCGTCAGGCCATCGCCGAAGAGGAAGGAGCGGCCATTAGACAGGCGGCCTTCAAGGGTTTCCAGCATCGCGAAGACGTCCGTTACCGCTTCCTCATAGGCCGCCTGGCTGGACGCGAAACCAGCCTTATAGACACCGTTGTTAAGCTTCTCGTACATCTCCTTGTTCAGCGCGTCGATTTCCGCGCGGCATGCTTGCGGATAGAGATCGACAGACGCGTCGCCGAAAGCGTCGAACGCTGAATTCAGCATGCGCAGGATGTCGCTCGACTCGTTGTTGACGATGGTCTTCCTCTTCTTGTCCCAGAGGACCGGGACCGTGGCGCGGCCGGTATAGCCCGGATCGGCACGGGTATAGAGTTCATGCAGATATGTCGCGCCGTTCAGCGTATCCGGCCCTGAGCCCGGAAAGTCGCCGAACCACCATCCCTGATCGGTCAGGGCTGGCTCGACGACTGTCACGCTGATCACATCGTCGAGCTTTTTCAACTTGCGCGCCAGCAGAGTGCGCGATGCCCACGGGCAGATCAGGGCAACATATAGGTGGTAGCGCCCCGGCGCAGCCTTGAAGCCTTCGCCCCCCGTGGGGCTCGCCTTGCCATTGGGCGTCACCCAATGGCGAAAGCTGGATACCTGCCGAACGAAACGTCCCTTCTCATCTTTTGCTTGAACCGGGTCCCAGTCGGCGGTCCATTTACCATCGACAAGCATTGCCTTGCTCCACTCTTTACGATTGAGCCGCGTGCTGTTTGACCCACGCGA from the Limibacillus halophilus genome contains:
- a CDS encoding DUF4387 domain-containing protein, with the protein product MSGQPQKLRELAKIVRSKNAGPFRLTFDILFADRKAFEVVRDARAITREAVARAYKIREDQISSIYEIPTGNAFKVTLHRPVVQGAMGETDVYGCQQHVPLLDLPVARG
- a CDS encoding LysR family transcriptional regulator, encoding MKVNARQLEAFVSVMRCGSVTGAAEMLNVSQPAISQQLKSLEGICGFKLFERKHGRVYPTSEAETLFAEADRMFTGLEKIARVAEGIRDRNWGKLTIAAFPAMASRFLPRVVSEYCQVRPDVRVTVESRRSRSLIDWVAANNVDIGIGLLSGEHPGVTSEELFRMSGVCAVPRNHHLSRLKSVHARDLVREPFISLGRDDRSRFGVDKVFDNLGVTRRIQIETEQSEAACAFVAYGAGVSVVDPFSTYEFDDREIAVLPFKPRVEFRLWALFPSSRTPSHLARDFLSIFKSALERLDQNTITPRTSPKGAAD
- a CDS encoding ABC transporter ATP-binding protein, which produces MGEPIIKVDRLTKRYGSVTALAEVSAQVQPGEFLALLGPSGCGKTTLLRLIAGFIDPSEGEIVIEGVSMNRVPPDQRPVNTVFQNYALFPHLTVRDNLAFGPRRKRVAREEIDKLVAEALEMVGMEAFSKRYPSELSGGQQQRIALSRAIINKPKVLLLDEPLGALDLKLRKRMQIELKRLHEQLRMTFIYVTHDQEEALVMADRIAVMGEGRIVQLGTGQEIYREPNSRYVADFIGDANLLDCEIDHEGWLRLGDATGERLFRPAEAGDQRRVTLMVRPEHVKLGEPKAESEAVLLKGRLRDLIFVGSGTKFVVALDSGHEIVAESSSNALSEQLEQGAEITLHWRAEHARVLNK
- a CDS encoding ABC transporter permease, whose amino-acid sequence is MIRLKPRYSSDRFGGLLLSGFAWLAIAYMALPLVVIVSISFTETAYLKFPPQGFTLRWYTQFLSDPSYVSAIWLSAKLAIMATAIALLLGVPAALVLSRVSFPGNTAIAALFLSPLILPVIVIGVAILQYASALGFARTFGALLAGHVVIVIPYIVRTCLASLSGLDRSLEEASQDLGASPLETFFLVTLPQIKPGVIAGAVFALIISWINVELSIFNTTANLVPIPVKLFNYIQYSVDPMIAAVSATTIYVAIVVVAALDFMVGLDKVTASR
- a CDS encoding acyclic terpene utilization AtuA family protein; this encodes MTKQTHTVLTPTGTLGYGFGAEAFARGMAMSPDVIAVDAGSTDPGPHYLGSGEPLVSRISAKRELTQMIKAGRAAGIPVIVGSAGGAGCKAHVDWTVEIVREIARESNLHFKLATIYSDVSRERLAEALSRNEVKDFEAGFQLTPEMVEQAGAIVAQMGHEPIVEALKAGAEVIIAGRACDDCAIAAHPIYSGADPALAIHMGKILECGAFSAEPFAMDVMLGILQPGHFELEPGSPNRRASVTSVAAHSLYERENPFLQAGPGHQLDLSACTFEQSGERRVRVTGAQFLEDEDYWVKLEGVRQTGYRTICVAGIRCPTLIARLDELLEQVRVETLEYFDDPSLHIGYTVYGRDGVMGALEPQAAISSQEIGLVIEAIAVDQTLARGACHHVSGGLLHLHYDGLYNTSGNLAFLYSPSEIDAGPAFEFSIYHLMKVTSPTELFPLHLEDL
- a CDS encoding ABC transporter permease; protein product: MRITRMWAIFLLGVPVALLIAYFIVPFTVVAITSLQAEDGSWTLANYARLVGDSYYLETLLLTFEVSLWVVVSTFLVGYPLAYFMTFVVRNRLLRRLFYVIVVVPLFTSNIVRAFGWMVLLGRKGMVNDILLSLGLIDRPMQLLFSKVSIVIGLSYIMTPFMVLTIASVLQNIDRSLQEASRDLGAGAFETFLKVTFPLSLPGVVAGSLIVFTLSVSAYVTPAILSGGKEIVTSMLIFQQYASVFNFPFGAALAVGLLLTTLLLISLYLLAVEKKVKST
- a CDS encoding proline racemase family protein, which codes for MRSHNLISTIDSHTGGEPTRLITGGIPIRGATLLEQRDFIRKNYDHLRAALMREPRGHRGMFGAIVCPPTRPEVDFGIVWVDHDGSYLNMCGHGTIGIGMTVVECGLVPVQEPVTHVNVDMPAGLVQIDVEVENGRARKATLTNVPSFLFQKDIEIEIPEHGRITADISFGGSFFGAVRGEQLGIDVREENTPALVRAGLAIRKALNKVVKPQHPEVAHINAVDLVTIYGPGLAPGTKYKNIHVFSDGSFDRSPGGTGTSHMMALLIGRGEMDPEEEIISEGITGSLFGGRMISRTKVGDFDAFVPQVSGQAYVTGFHQFVIDPDDPLKSGFAIG
- a CDS encoding extracellular solute-binding protein; amino-acid sequence: MKSMKKELSIGAATSAIALAAFTMQAQAAESLTVAFYGGSWGEAIQSCMVDPFVASTGIQVTPEPGVSSVTLAKLKQQKGDPVIDVAWLDGGVSELAAADDLVAALDPAKVPGVSGVIDEGVYRTADGQVYALSTGYYSLGLVYNTDDVKNPPESWWDLWGPDYAGLVTLPSPANAMGVPLFVLINQLAGGTMDNFDPGVAKMNELEVSSYFDASGNATNSFQSGEVIAGAHYANAAWAMADKGLPLRYAVPKEGAPSGDIRVHIVKGTKSMEAAEKFVDFVVAKEQATCMTNRLYVGPATAGITPTPEAQERLPWGADGSVKNLALFDWDEINANRDRITEIFNQKVAGK